In Methanooceanicella nereidis, one DNA window encodes the following:
- a CDS encoding PRC-barrel domain-containing protein yields the protein MVKIMAKKLSNKKVMGTDGSEMGILYNITVDLRTGDLVDLLIRPDMTLNVENYRMEDGLVHIPFTAVRAVKDFIVVDKKASTI from the coding sequence ATGGTTAAGATCATGGCAAAAAAGCTATCCAATAAGAAAGTGATGGGGACCGACGGGTCTGAGATGGGGATCCTGTATAATATTACCGTAGACCTAAGGACAGGCGACCTTGTCGACCTGCTTATACGTCCGGACATGACACTGAATGTCGAAAACTACCGCATGGAAGACGGGTTAGTGCACATACCTTTCACGGCTGTAAGGGCTGTAAAAGACTTTATTGTTGTTGATAAGAAAGCTTCGACCATTTAA